Proteins encoded within one genomic window of Pedosphaera parvula Ellin514:
- the efp gene encoding elongation factor P, with amino-acid sequence MATANDLRRGMAINYNGDICVVLDSQHRTPGNLRAFVQASIRSIRTGKSSDVRFSSTEKIEVVPMMTRKMEYSYKDLEDYVFSDPETYETVTLPPELVGDVKNYLVENAQVTMTFVEDKAVSLELPSSVVLTVTDAPEGIRGDSANNVQKSVTMETGIVVQAPLFIKTGEKLKIDTRTGKYMERA; translated from the coding sequence ATGGCAACAGCAAACGATCTTCGCCGTGGAATGGCGATCAATTATAATGGTGATATCTGCGTAGTTCTGGACAGCCAGCACCGCACGCCTGGCAACCTCCGCGCCTTTGTGCAGGCCAGCATCCGCAGCATCCGCACGGGCAAATCCTCCGATGTCCGCTTCAGCTCGACCGAGAAAATCGAAGTCGTGCCGATGATGACGCGCAAGATGGAATATAGCTATAAGGACCTGGAAGACTACGTCTTTTCCGACCCCGAAACCTATGAAACCGTCACCTTGCCCCCCGAGCTCGTAGGTGATGTGAAGAATTATCTCGTCGAAAACGCGCAGGTCACCATGACCTTCGTGGAAGACAAGGCTGTTTCCCTGGAACTCCCCTCGAGCGTGGTCCTTACGGTGACTGATGCTCCGGAAGGCATTCGCGGTGACTCCGCGAACAACGTGCAAAAGTCAGTAACCATGGAGACCGGAATCGTGGTGCAGGCGCCTCTATTCATCAAGACCGGAGAAAAGCTCAAGATCGATACCCGCACCGGTAAATACATGGAACGGGCCTAA
- a CDS encoding carbohydrate kinase family protein has translation MKIKSSSNRSGLLGGGNWIIDLVKIIDVYPQREQLANIRSQSQGTGGAPYNVLIDLAKMGAPFPLFAAGLVGDDSLGREILQDCRDNKIDTKFLDVTKKAPTSYTDVMTEKGCGHRTFFHARGANALWHGQDLDFSKTKARIFHLGYLLLLDAMDAPDAKYGTKAARLLAAAQNAGLKTSVDVVSEDSDRFAKIVNPALKHVDYCILNEIEAGKTTGFKIRQADGKLDTVALRHAAGALLQQGVREIVVIHFPEGGFARTRMGEDVWQSSLRLPANYILGTAGAGDAFCAGTLFGLHEGWDLQRCLLLGVCAAAASLAHPTCTEGMKSLNACLALAKKYGLRPKMDIVD, from the coding sequence ATGAAAATTAAATCTTCCTCCAACCGCTCTGGATTGCTCGGCGGCGGCAACTGGATCATCGATCTGGTAAAAATTATCGATGTTTACCCGCAGCGCGAGCAATTGGCCAATATCCGAAGCCAATCGCAGGGCACCGGCGGTGCTCCCTACAACGTGTTGATCGATCTTGCCAAGATGGGTGCTCCGTTCCCGCTCTTCGCCGCCGGATTGGTCGGGGATGACTCCCTCGGCAGGGAAATCCTGCAGGATTGCCGTGACAACAAGATCGATACGAAGTTCCTCGATGTCACGAAGAAGGCACCCACCTCCTACACCGACGTCATGACGGAAAAGGGCTGCGGACATCGCACTTTCTTTCACGCCCGGGGAGCCAATGCCCTATGGCATGGTCAAGACCTGGACTTTTCAAAGACCAAGGCCCGCATTTTCCATTTGGGATACCTGCTCCTGCTGGATGCAATGGACGCACCTGATGCCAAGTACGGGACCAAGGCAGCCCGCCTGCTCGCCGCCGCCCAGAACGCCGGCCTGAAGACCAGCGTTGATGTCGTCAGCGAGGATAGCGATCGCTTCGCCAAGATTGTTAATCCTGCATTGAAGCATGTGGATTATTGCATCCTGAATGAAATCGAGGCTGGTAAGACCACGGGATTCAAAATTCGCCAGGCTGACGGCAAACTGGATACGGTTGCCCTTCGCCACGCAGCCGGGGCGCTGCTTCAGCAAGGCGTACGCGAAATAGTTGTCATTCACTTCCCCGAAGGGGGCTTTGCCCGGACACGCATGGGTGAAGATGTCTGGCAATCCTCTCTGAGATTGCCGGCGAATTACATCTTGGGAACTGCCGGCGCTGGGGATGCATTCTGTGCCGGAACTCTGTTCGGCCTGCATGAAGGGTGGGATTTGCAACGCTGCCTGCTGCTCGGTGTCTGCGCCGCCGCCGCTTCACTGGCCCATCCAACCTGCACGGAAGGCATGAAGTCGCTAAACGCGTGCCTGGCTCTGGCTAAAAAGTACGGCCTCCGCCCAAAAATGGATATTGTGGATTAA
- the ptsP gene encoding phosphoenolpyruvate--protein phosphotransferase, which produces MPEPARKGERIFRGIPVSAGVCRGKVLVLGKSNALVPKRQIPESQVTEEVARLEQALSQTRHQILDVQRKVCDGMGAQEGGIFDAHLLVLEDRTLLDEVLRNIQDKRFNAEFAFHAVAEKYATTLAAIEDDYLRERATDMRDVTSRILNNLTGRQEEVDLRKLKEPCVIISYDLSPSTTAQLDKKTVLGFATDVGGKTSHTAIMARSLRIPAVVGLKGASNELETGDYILLDGYNGVIIINPTDQTLFEYGQIIRKQVTLQEKLRDIQLKPAVTLDGHRVTLSANVEQPRDAEEVLANGGEGVGLFRTEYLFINRDTMPTEEEQYEAYKQVASALKPQPVVIRTLDLGGDKFHSQLQAPTELNPFLGWRAIRYCLQEPTVFRHQLRAVLRASVEGNVKMMYPMISGVDELNQANALLEQYKAELRAEKIPFDEGMEIGAMIEVPSAALVADALARRLKFFSLGTNDLIQYTLAVDRMNEKVAHLYEPTHPAILRLIKNTVEAGRRNNIWVGVCGEMAGDPVLIPLLLGLGVDELSAAPALVPPVKFLIRRLKMSEARELAEFALSCESASDILVRCQALARDIAPSLFENKA; this is translated from the coding sequence ATGCCAGAGCCTGCGCGAAAAGGTGAGAGAATTTTTCGCGGCATACCGGTTTCAGCCGGGGTTTGCCGGGGTAAGGTGCTTGTACTGGGGAAATCAAACGCTTTAGTTCCCAAGCGGCAAATCCCTGAGTCACAGGTAACTGAAGAAGTTGCCCGGCTCGAACAGGCGCTTTCCCAAACCCGGCATCAAATTTTGGACGTCCAGCGGAAGGTCTGTGATGGCATGGGAGCCCAGGAGGGCGGTATTTTCGATGCTCATTTGCTGGTCCTAGAAGATCGCACACTGCTGGATGAGGTGTTGCGCAACATTCAGGATAAGCGATTTAACGCCGAATTCGCCTTCCACGCCGTCGCGGAGAAATATGCCACCACTCTGGCCGCGATCGAGGATGATTACCTTCGTGAGCGGGCGACTGACATGCGGGATGTCACCTCGCGGATACTTAACAATTTGACGGGGCGACAGGAGGAGGTCGATTTGCGCAAGTTGAAAGAGCCTTGCGTCATCATCAGTTACGATCTGTCTCCTTCCACCACCGCCCAACTGGACAAGAAAACCGTGCTGGGATTTGCCACCGACGTGGGAGGCAAGACTTCGCACACGGCGATTATGGCCCGGTCCCTGCGCATTCCGGCGGTGGTTGGTTTGAAGGGTGCGAGCAATGAATTGGAAACCGGCGATTATATACTGCTCGATGGGTACAACGGTGTCATCATCATCAACCCGACTGATCAGACGTTGTTCGAATACGGGCAGATCATTCGCAAACAGGTCACGTTGCAGGAAAAGCTGCGCGACATTCAGTTGAAGCCGGCGGTGACCCTGGATGGACATCGAGTTACCCTCTCAGCCAATGTGGAACAGCCACGGGATGCCGAAGAGGTGCTGGCCAATGGCGGCGAGGGCGTGGGATTATTTCGCACAGAGTATTTGTTCATCAACCGGGACACGATGCCAACGGAGGAGGAGCAATATGAGGCCTACAAGCAGGTAGCATCGGCACTGAAACCGCAACCGGTCGTGATTCGCACCCTGGATTTGGGCGGCGACAAGTTTCATTCGCAACTCCAGGCTCCCACGGAGCTGAATCCTTTTCTTGGGTGGCGGGCGATTCGCTATTGTTTGCAGGAGCCAACGGTTTTTCGCCATCAATTGCGGGCGGTTCTCCGCGCGAGTGTTGAAGGAAACGTCAAGATGATGTACCCGATGATTTCGGGAGTGGATGAGTTGAACCAGGCGAATGCCCTGCTCGAGCAATACAAAGCGGAATTGCGCGCCGAAAAAATTCCATTCGATGAAGGCATGGAGATTGGGGCGATGATCGAAGTGCCTTCAGCAGCGCTGGTGGCCGATGCGTTGGCCAGGCGCCTGAAGTTTTTCAGCCTCGGCACCAATGATTTGATTCAATACACGCTCGCGGTGGACCGGATGAATGAAAAGGTGGCCCATCTTTACGAACCAACGCATCCGGCCATTCTTCGTTTAATTAAGAATACGGTGGAGGCGGGGCGTCGGAATAATATCTGGGTGGGCGTCTGCGGTGAAATGGCGGGCGACCCGGTGCTCATACCACTCCTGCTGGGATTGGGCGTGGATGAGTTGAGTGCGGCACCAGCCCTGGTGCCGCCAGTGAAGTTCCTCATTCGCCGATTGAAAATGAGCGAGGCCAGGGAACTGGCGGAGTTTGCGCTCAGTTGCGAATCTGCGTCCGATATTCTTGTTCGTTGCCAGGCACTGGCGCGGGACATTGCTCCCAGCTTGTTTGAGAACAAAGCGTGA
- a CDS encoding sialidase family protein — protein sequence MTADWIQTVTCASKAVKGSGMRAYLLSLLLLAGLCTLPMAAQPSPNLQNHVVLDINSTPENPRNSEGAFLNLKSGRILFLYSQFRGGAADESPSRIVSVYSDDAGLTWNQKPELVVDTGTNQNVMSVSLLRLKSGKIALFYLIKQNLHDCHPWIQLSSDEAKTWSSPKLVVDAPGYFVLNNDRVIQLNNGRLIVPVAFHRSRNSKLNDYSTFDPRAIALWYLSDDEGQIWHEAETWWAMPLASKTGLQEPGVVERADGTVLSWARTDAGAQYGFASANSGATWSAPIATELKSPVSPASIKRLPGSAELLAVFNDHSGQFPFPKGKRTPLVAAISPDGGRTWKKRKILENDPAGSYCYTAIHFTENAVLFAYLDFRTLAGGKSTNQLRIRRTTFDWLRQADK from the coding sequence ATGACTGCGGACTGGATTCAAACCGTGACTTGCGCCTCGAAGGCTGTTAAAGGCAGTGGGATGCGCGCATATCTTTTATCACTGCTCCTATTGGCCGGCCTTTGCACGCTTCCCATGGCAGCGCAACCTTCTCCAAATCTCCAAAACCATGTCGTTCTCGATATCAATTCCACTCCCGAAAACCCGCGCAATTCAGAAGGGGCATTTCTCAACCTGAAATCCGGGCGCATTTTGTTCCTCTACTCCCAATTTCGTGGTGGAGCGGCTGATGAGAGCCCTTCTCGCATCGTTTCAGTTTACTCCGACGATGCCGGTCTCACCTGGAACCAAAAGCCGGAACTCGTGGTCGACACCGGCACGAATCAAAACGTAATGAGCGTCTCCTTGCTGCGTTTGAAGAGCGGAAAAATCGCCCTGTTTTATCTTATCAAACAAAACCTCCACGATTGTCATCCCTGGATACAACTTTCGAGTGACGAAGCCAAAACCTGGTCATCACCAAAACTGGTGGTGGATGCGCCTGGATATTTTGTTCTGAATAATGACCGGGTTATTCAGTTGAACAATGGCCGGCTGATCGTGCCTGTGGCTTTCCATCGCTCGCGCAATTCCAAGCTGAATGATTATAGCACCTTTGATCCGCGGGCCATAGCTCTTTGGTATTTGTCAGATGATGAAGGCCAGATATGGCATGAGGCCGAAACCTGGTGGGCAATGCCGCTTGCAAGCAAGACCGGCCTGCAGGAACCGGGTGTGGTGGAACGGGCGGATGGCACTGTTTTGAGTTGGGCTCGCACCGATGCCGGCGCTCAGTATGGCTTTGCTTCCGCCAACTCCGGCGCGACCTGGTCCGCACCCATTGCCACCGAACTCAAATCGCCCGTTTCTCCAGCCAGCATCAAGCGCTTGCCCGGTTCAGCGGAGTTGCTCGCGGTGTTCAACGATCATTCCGGCCAGTTTCCCTTTCCCAAAGGCAAGCGCACTCCGCTGGTCGCCGCAATTTCACCGGACGGCGGACGCACCTGGAAAAAACGAAAGATTTTGGAAAATGACCCCGCCGGCTCCTATTGCTACACCGCCATTCACTTCACAGAAAATGCAGTGTTGTTCGCATACTTGGATTTCCGAACGCTTGCCGGCGGTAAAAGCACGAATCAACTCCGCATCCGCCGAACCACCTTTGATTGGCTGCGACAGGCCGATAAATAG
- a CDS encoding DUF6788 family protein, whose amino-acid sequence MKTPKLPQWEQELAQCRQQLSQLGCLSAGSVVQRRRGQSGSPYRWTRKVAGKTVTVSLSKAQYHWLKQAIANHRTARSILNRMEQLSRRILFATVPGVVHRKPLKDKVLGLK is encoded by the coding sequence ATGAAAACACCAAAGCTGCCTCAATGGGAGCAGGAATTGGCGCAATGCCGCCAACAACTCAGTCAGTTGGGCTGTTTGAGCGCCGGCTCCGTGGTGCAACGGCGGCGCGGCCAGTCGGGCAGCCCTTACCGCTGGACCCGCAAAGTGGCGGGCAAAACCGTTACGGTGAGCCTCTCCAAGGCACAATATCACTGGCTTAAGCAAGCCATCGCAAACCACCGGACAGCCCGATCCATCCTGAATCGCATGGAACAATTATCCCGCCGCATTCTCTTTGCAACTGTTCCCGGAGTAGTTCACCGCAAGCCGCTGAAAGATAAAGTTTTGGGCCTTAAGTAA
- a CDS encoding IS4 family transposase — protein MNTPFFPAWRSRLAPSKKASPPLAEQPLPQLEALFAPFIPEQLLSRAGANSRERFYTLRQTFWAFLWQALHPGTACREVVRQLLSDWQAQAGRTRAQAGTAAYCRARQRLPLERLQAILQATLGPEPPRWRGHAVKLVDGTTFSLPDTAANQKKFPQSGAQKPGCGFPTLKVVALFSLASGLALNWARGSLRVHEIPLFRKLWSGLRRRDLIIGDRGFSSYTNLALLLGRGVDCLFRLHQGKKVRHPRRSRLQRKQKLGPRQWLVQWKKPYQKPEYMRPKEWAAVPSEMQVRVFEVIVCTRGMRTRKLMLVTTLLDPVRYPVEELAELYLRRWEIELSFRDLKTTLGLEVLRCQSPAMVEKEVWMHLIAFNLLRRVMLQSAASGDSDVRHLSFKGALATVRQYCPAMAAAQTSHLRVQLIERLREVIAQDVLPLRPGRREPRAVKRRPKPYQMLNQPRHVFRELAHRGKYRKGKKCKLVKP, from the coding sequence ATGAATACGCCCTTTTTCCCGGCCTGGCGGTCACGGCTGGCTCCCTCCAAAAAGGCTTCCCCGCCACTGGCGGAACAGCCCCTCCCGCAGCTGGAAGCCTTGTTTGCTCCTTTCATTCCCGAACAACTGCTTTCCCGGGCCGGGGCCAACAGCCGCGAGCGGTTTTACACCCTGCGCCAGACCTTCTGGGCTTTCCTGTGGCAAGCCCTCCACCCGGGAACAGCCTGCCGGGAGGTGGTCCGCCAGCTGCTCAGCGACTGGCAGGCGCAGGCTGGCCGGACCCGGGCGCAGGCTGGCACCGCCGCCTACTGCCGGGCCCGCCAACGGCTGCCGCTGGAACGCCTGCAAGCCATCTTGCAGGCCACGCTCGGACCGGAGCCTCCCCGGTGGCGGGGCCATGCCGTCAAACTGGTGGATGGCACCACCTTCTCCCTGCCTGACACGGCGGCCAACCAGAAAAAGTTTCCCCAGTCGGGCGCGCAAAAGCCGGGGTGCGGTTTTCCCACCCTGAAGGTGGTGGCCTTGTTTTCCCTGGCCAGCGGGCTGGCCCTGAACTGGGCCAGGGGTTCCCTGCGGGTGCATGAGATTCCCTTGTTCCGGAAGTTGTGGTCAGGCTTGCGCCGCCGCGACCTCATCATCGGGGACCGGGGCTTTAGCTCCTACACCAATCTGGCGCTTTTACTCGGGCGGGGCGTCGATTGTCTCTTTCGCCTGCACCAGGGCAAGAAGGTGCGCCATCCCCGGCGCAGCCGGTTGCAGCGAAAGCAGAAGCTGGGGCCTCGCCAATGGCTGGTGCAATGGAAGAAGCCGTACCAGAAGCCTGAGTATATGCGACCAAAGGAATGGGCAGCTGTTCCCTCGGAGATGCAGGTGCGGGTGTTTGAAGTGATCGTTTGCACCAGGGGCATGCGGACAAGAAAATTGATGCTGGTGACCACCCTGCTGGATCCGGTGCGCTATCCAGTTGAGGAGCTGGCCGAACTTTATCTGCGGCGCTGGGAGATTGAACTGTCCTTTCGCGACTTGAAGACCACCCTGGGCCTGGAGGTGTTGCGCTGCCAATCCCCGGCAATGGTGGAAAAGGAGGTGTGGATGCATTTGATTGCCTTTAATCTGTTGCGCCGGGTGATGCTCCAGAGCGCAGCCAGCGGGGACAGTGACGTCCGGCACTTGAGTTTCAAAGGCGCCCTCGCCACCGTGCGCCAATACTGCCCGGCCATGGCGGCGGCCCAAACCAGCCACTTGCGAGTCCAGTTGATCGAGCGCCTCAGGGAAGTGATTGCCCAGGATGTGCTCCCCTTAAGACCTGGCAGGCGGGAGCCACGCGCCGTCAAACGCCGACCCAAACCATATCAAATGCTCAACCAACCGCGCCACGTCTTCCGGGAACTCGCCCATCGCGGCAAATACAGGAAAGGAAAGAAATGCAAACTGGTTAAACCTTAA
- a CDS encoding class I SAM-dependent methyltransferase, translating to MFHDIEDLLKSHGESFFRFKNILDFGCGCGRFMIPMSYRIAPKKISGTDIDEEAIRWLKENYTSFNDLDANGFMPPTKYADGTFDFVFGISIFTHLPEDMQHAWLKELSRIIQPGGYGLFTTHGENHFDELKKPAYGETAHGELMKRGFYYSVRDSTDGLPDFYQTSFHTHDYIKRVWAEYFEVVCIRKQGIGQNQDAVLVRKGVAH from the coding sequence ATGTTTCATGACATCGAGGATTTACTGAAAAGTCATGGAGAAAGCTTTTTCCGGTTCAAAAACATTCTTGATTTTGGATGCGGTTGCGGGCGTTTCATGATTCCCATGAGTTACCGGATAGCCCCCAAGAAAATCAGCGGCACTGATATTGACGAAGAGGCTATTCGCTGGTTGAAGGAAAATTACACCTCATTCAACGATCTGGACGCAAATGGTTTCATGCCCCCCACCAAATATGCGGATGGGACATTCGACTTTGTCTTTGGCATTAGTATTTTCACACACCTACCCGAGGACATGCAACACGCGTGGCTAAAGGAGCTTTCCAGAATCATCCAGCCGGGCGGATATGGCCTCTTCACCACACATGGTGAGAATCACTTCGATGAACTCAAGAAGCCTGCCTATGGTGAAACTGCTCATGGAGAATTGATGAAACGAGGATTCTACTATTCCGTCCGCGATTCAACGGATGGGTTGCCAGACTTTTATCAAACAAGTTTTCACACACACGATTACATTAAGCGTGTATGGGCGGAATATTTTGAGGTGGTCTGCATTCGAAAGCAAGGAATTGGTCAGAATCAAGATGCGGTTTTGGTCAGAAAAGGCGTCGCCCATTAG
- a CDS encoding TolC family protein, whose amino-acid sequence MRRIVVILLSCSLLFYEGCTTSYYKKSADKETYAVIREKGATIPNMDRHFTIEDTNIFSLELPVSTNVDETLGSDAESEREARILSLDAALEVAVHSSRVYQRTKEQLYLQALSLTLARHEYDPIFFGKGSAAYSVETEEAVAVIVDPITHLPTTAVSDNLVEQKRVAGNGSTGFDWLLKTGGRLSAAITTDFLRYLSGSPQTFTSSQVAANFVQPLWRGAGYTVAIENLTDSERNLLYAIRDFSRYRRTFSVQIATAYYGVLQNRDTVRNSYLGYQSFKKSAERTRALATEGRTKQAELARLEQQELSNQSTWISAIRTYKQALDSFKIQLGLSTDLNVILDDKELEDLKILHPDISSEEALKVALTTRLDLYNVRDKVEDSERRVKLAANGLKPQVDLVANAGLDSKPNTSGFFPAPEPNRYHWTAGLNVDLPLERKAERNVYRAALIDVRVAQGNLEQTTDEIKLEVRDGLRSLDQAKRNYEINEIAVKLGERRVEEQTLLSELGRGTAEATVSAQNDLVAAKNALTAALVGHTIARLQFWNNLGILYIKDNGQFEEVNRAID is encoded by the coding sequence ATGCGAAGAATTGTTGTAATTCTTTTGAGCTGTTCCCTTCTATTTTATGAAGGGTGCACGACTTCTTATTACAAAAAATCGGCTGATAAGGAAACTTATGCCGTGATCCGGGAAAAGGGGGCGACGATTCCGAACATGGATCGCCATTTCACGATTGAGGATACCAACATCTTCTCGTTGGAGTTGCCCGTGTCCACGAATGTAGATGAAACGTTGGGCAGCGATGCGGAATCCGAGCGAGAGGCGCGGATTCTTTCTCTGGATGCGGCCTTGGAGGTGGCAGTGCACAGCAGCCGGGTTTATCAGAGGACCAAGGAACAGTTGTATTTGCAGGCGTTATCGCTGACTCTGGCCAGACATGAGTATGATCCCATTTTCTTCGGAAAGGGGAGTGCCGCCTACTCGGTGGAAACCGAGGAAGCCGTTGCTGTAATCGTGGATCCGATCACCCACCTGCCAACGACAGCCGTAAGTGATAATCTCGTGGAACAGAAGCGGGTGGCTGGTAATGGCAGCACGGGATTTGATTGGCTTTTAAAAACCGGCGGACGGCTTTCCGCCGCCATTACGACCGATTTCCTGCGATACCTGAGTGGCAGTCCCCAAACCTTCACTTCTTCACAAGTGGCCGCCAACTTTGTTCAACCACTCTGGCGGGGTGCAGGATACACTGTGGCGATAGAAAACCTTACGGATTCGGAGCGCAACCTTTTGTACGCCATTCGTGATTTCAGCCGTTATCGCAGAACTTTCAGCGTCCAGATCGCGACGGCGTATTATGGAGTCCTGCAAAATCGCGATACCGTACGGAACAGCTATCTCGGCTATCAAAGTTTCAAGAAGAGTGCGGAGAGAACCCGTGCGCTGGCGACCGAGGGCCGAACCAAACAGGCGGAGTTGGCGCGACTCGAGCAGCAGGAGTTATCGAACCAAAGCACCTGGATCAGCGCCATTCGCACGTATAAACAGGCTTTGGACAGTTTCAAAATACAACTTGGCTTGTCCACGGATTTGAATGTCATTCTGGATGACAAGGAGTTGGAGGACCTGAAAATCCTTCACCCTGACATCTCATCGGAGGAGGCTCTGAAGGTGGCGTTGACCACCCGGCTTGATCTCTACAATGTGCGGGACAAAGTGGAGGACAGCGAGCGGCGCGTCAAACTCGCTGCCAATGGTTTGAAACCGCAGGTGGATCTGGTGGCCAATGCCGGGCTTGATAGCAAGCCGAACACCAGTGGTTTCTTTCCGGCCCCCGAGCCAAATCGATACCACTGGACTGCCGGGTTAAATGTGGATCTGCCCCTGGAGAGGAAAGCGGAACGGAATGTCTACCGGGCCGCCTTGATTGATGTCAGAGTAGCCCAAGGCAACCTGGAGCAGACGACCGATGAAATAAAACTGGAGGTGCGCGATGGTTTGCGCAGCCTGGATCAGGCCAAACGCAACTACGAGATCAACGAAATTGCGGTGAAACTGGGCGAGCGGCGCGTGGAGGAACAGACCCTGCTCTCTGAATTAGGGCGGGGCACGGCCGAAGCAACGGTCTCGGCCCAAAACGATTTGGTCGCTGCCAAGAACGCCCTTACCGCCGCGCTGGTTGGCCATACCATTGCGCGGTTGCAGTTCTGGAATAATCTGGGGATTCTTTATATCAAGGACAATGGTCAATTCGAGGAGGTAAATCGTGCAATCGATTAG
- a CDS encoding efflux RND transporter periplasmic adaptor subunit: MQSIRKFISGQPRWRKIAAALLVVVILFFVFGRGKHTAAGITFTAKRGKLEINVLQGGSIEALESQAVKCEVRGYQGVKILKIVEEGYLVSEEDVKTNKVLVQLDSSEIEKQITTEDINYESNLASLTDAKQAYEIQVNQNLSDLNAAIQKARFARMDFDKAMGAETTKTIIIRLGLPEELLETNVAVRVASEVEDNKKLALGGGAAKGTEAAETEVKKVAIKKEDATEKAVTGEKKESQAPDPVEEAEAIIKLVNSDPSLMQPKSIAIDFTKYAKEEALGDGEMKQKIRKNEDDLQVAQKEMSQAKTQLEGTQRLFGKGFVTKTELEGDEFKYENCRLKVQTADTARNLFIKYEFPKTCEEALSKYVEAVRELDRTRKGAISKLAQAEAKLRSAEGRYKLELHQRSDLLGQMGKCTIKAQKPGLVVYGGGNMNAYYYGGEEQVREGALVREQQPIITIPDMTKMAVKVRIHETYIKKIKKGQKARITVEAFPDKKLMGEISKVAVLPDSQNMWMNPDMKVYLTTITISEVQDWIKPGMSSKVEILISSLDDVVSVPLQAVITEGTKQFCYVAKGSRQERREVEVGDFNDEFIEIKKGIAEGEKVCLRSPEGSGDKEKKAEEPAVDKKSAPAATTEKKKA, encoded by the coding sequence GTGCAATCGATTAGGAAATTTATTTCAGGCCAGCCACGCTGGAGAAAAATCGCCGCGGCACTGCTGGTGGTTGTCATTCTATTTTTCGTCTTCGGCAGGGGGAAGCACACGGCTGCGGGCATTACATTCACGGCCAAAAGGGGCAAGTTGGAAATTAATGTACTGCAGGGCGGCAGCATAGAAGCCTTGGAATCCCAGGCGGTGAAGTGCGAGGTAAGAGGTTATCAAGGGGTGAAGATTTTGAAGATAGTCGAGGAAGGTTACCTGGTATCCGAGGAGGACGTGAAGACCAACAAGGTTCTGGTACAGCTTGATTCCTCTGAGATTGAGAAGCAAATCACGACGGAGGATATCAATTATGAATCCAATCTTGCTTCGCTGACGGATGCGAAGCAGGCCTATGAAATCCAGGTCAATCAGAATCTCAGCGATTTGAATGCAGCCATACAAAAGGCCAGATTTGCCCGCATGGATTTCGACAAGGCCATGGGGGCGGAGACAACGAAGACAATTATCATTCGTCTAGGTTTACCCGAGGAGTTGCTTGAAACCAACGTGGCTGTGCGCGTGGCTTCCGAGGTGGAGGATAACAAGAAGCTGGCTCTGGGCGGTGGAGCCGCAAAGGGAACCGAGGCTGCCGAAACTGAAGTGAAAAAAGTGGCAATCAAGAAGGAGGATGCGACGGAAAAAGCCGTGACAGGAGAGAAAAAGGAATCCCAGGCACCGGACCCGGTGGAGGAAGCAGAGGCTATAATCAAGCTGGTGAACAGTGATCCCTCATTGATGCAGCCAAAATCAATTGCCATCGATTTTACGAAGTATGCGAAGGAGGAGGCGTTGGGCGATGGCGAGATGAAGCAGAAGATCCGCAAGAATGAGGATGACCTCCAGGTGGCGCAAAAGGAAATGTCGCAGGCCAAGACACAGTTGGAAGGGACCCAACGACTTTTTGGCAAAGGATTCGTCACCAAGACCGAGTTGGAGGGGGATGAGTTCAAGTATGAAAACTGCCGGCTCAAGGTTCAAACCGCCGATACGGCGCGAAATTTATTTATCAAGTATGAGTTTCCCAAGACCTGCGAGGAGGCGCTCTCCAAATATGTGGAAGCCGTGCGGGAATTGGACCGCACACGCAAAGGAGCGATATCCAAGCTGGCACAGGCCGAGGCCAAGTTGAGGTCCGCCGAAGGCCGTTACAAATTGGAATTGCATCAACGGAGCGACCTGCTCGGGCAAATGGGAAAGTGCACGATCAAAGCCCAGAAACCGGGGTTGGTGGTTTATGGCGGTGGCAACATGAATGCATATTATTACGGGGGTGAAGAGCAGGTGCGGGAAGGGGCGCTGGTGAGAGAGCAACAACCCATCATCACGATTCCTGACATGACCAAGATGGCGGTCAAGGTGCGCATCCATGAGACCTACATCAAGAAAATCAAGAAAGGACAGAAGGCGCGGATCACGGTGGAAGCGTTTCCTGACAAAAAGTTGATGGGGGAAATCAGCAAGGTGGCCGTACTGCCCGATTCGCAGAACATGTGGATGAATCCGGACATGAAAGTTTATCTTACCACCATAACGATCAGTGAAGTTCAGGATTGGATCAAACCGGGGATGAGTTCCAAAGTGGAAATCCTGATTAGTTCCTTGGACGACGTAGTCTCTGTTCCATTGCAGGCTGTGATTACGGAAGGAACCAAACAGTTTTGTTACGTTGCCAAGGGAAGCCGGCAGGAACGGCGGGAAGTGGAGGTCGGCGATTTCAACGATGAATTCATTGAGATCAAGAAAGGCATTGCTGAAGGAGAGAAGGTTTGTCTCAGGAGCCCGGAAGGCAGCGGCGACAAGGAAAAGAAGGCTGAAGAACCAGCGGTTGATAAGAAGTCCGCGCCGGCCGCGACGACTGAAAAGAAAAAAGCATAG